Sequence from the Candidatus Zixiibacteriota bacterium genome:
CTCCCTGTTAGGCTGCAATGCGCCGCGTCTCGTTACCCGTTGAAAAGCAGTCAGTTAGACTAAATGTGACATAGGCGATCCGGTTGTCCATTTTTCAATGACAGTATATGTCACCGCAACTGTCAATACTGCAGTGTGAAAAGCGGAAGAAACATGCAGGCGTACGGGTTCATCTACAGGGACTGGTACACAACAGCACAGGAGAGGTCCGGTATGGTCAAAACACAAAGGCTTATTGTCATTCTCAAACTACTTGAAAAAGGGGAGCGTCTGACTGTCCCGCAGATGGCCAATCTGCTTGGGATGACCGAGCGAACAATTTGGCGGGATATGGCTGAGTTGCGCGAACTTGAAGTCCCTATGAAGCTTAATGACG
This genomic interval carries:
- a CDS encoding HTH domain-containing protein, whose product is MVKTQRLIVILKLLEKGERLTVPQMANLLGMTERTIWRDMAELRELEVPMKLNDGRYSIDRQRFASWEKATVGQRIEKVSRDSKAL